Proteins found in one Mangifera indica cultivar Alphonso chromosome 15, CATAS_Mindica_2.1, whole genome shotgun sequence genomic segment:
- the LOC123198312 gene encoding cytokinin hydroxylase-like: MAFLLLSSVFSLALMVLLLRVLLSCWVLPVLAYHKTKRGGLRGPAPNFPFGNISEMKNKKTKSDDSSSLGSSSSTISHDIHSVLFPYFARWQQSYGKVFIYWLGIEPFLRIADPEFLKKLSSGVMGKSWGKPNVFKYDRKPMFGDGLVMVEGDEWVRLRHVITPAFSSSNLKAMASLMVESTCKMLDKWSILTNSGNPEIDVEREIIKTAGEIIARTSFGVSYENGREVLKKLTDMQVALFKYNRYVGVPFSSFMNPRQNFEAIKLGKEIDSLLQSIIAARKKAVGNGRPSKDLLGLLLEANEVDDRKGKRLTERELIDQCKTFFFGGQETTALALSWTLMLLAINPEWQNQLREEIREVIGDEEIDFQILAGLKKMGWVMNEVLRLYSPAPNAQRQTREDIKVDEVVVPKGTNLWIDVVGMHHDPALWGDDVNEFRPERFRDDPLYGGCKHKMGFLPFGFGGRMCVARNLAMMEYKVVLTKILSRFSVRMSPNYRHAPSIVLSLRPTHGLPLIVEPL; this comes from the exons aTGGCGTTTCTTCTGTTATCTTCTGTGTTTAGCTTAGCATTGATGGTGTTGTTATTGAGAGTGCTGCTTTCTTGTTGGGTTTTGCCTGTTTTGGCTTATCATAAAACTAAGAGGGGAGGGCTGCGAGGGCCAGCGCCAAATTTTCCGTTTGGAAATATCAGTGAGATGAAGAATAAGAAGACTAAGAGTGATGATTCTTCTTCACTTGGGTCGTCTTCTTCAACTATCTCCCATGATATACACTCAGTTCTCTTTCCTTACTTTGCTCGGTGGCAACAGTCTTATG GCAAAGTGTTCATCTACTGGCTGGGGATAGAGCCTTTTTTACGCATTGCAGATCCAGAATTTCTTAAGAAATTGTCTTCAGGCGTTATGGGGAAGAGCTGGGGAAAACCAAATGTGTTTAAATATGACAGAAAACCCATGTTTGGTGATGGGTTAGTAATGGTTGAAGGTGATGAATGGGTTCGTCTTCGGCATGTAATCACGCCTGCATTCTCTTCTTCCAACTTGAAG GCTATGGCAAGTTTAATGGTGGAGTCCACCTGTAAAATGCTAGACAAGTGGAGTATTCTCACAAATTCCGGCAACCCAGAAATCGACGTGGAGAGAGAGATTATAAAGACGGCCGGTGAAATCATTGCAAGAACCAGTTTCGGCGTAAGCTACGAAAATGGAAGAGAAGTATTGAAAAAATTAACCGACATGCAGGTTGCACTTTTCAAGTACAACCGTTATGTGGGTGTACCTTTCAGCAGTTTCATGAACCCTAGGCAGAATTTCGAAGCCATAAAACTTGGAAAAGAAATAGACAGTCTCCTTCAATCAATCATTGCAGCTCGAAAGAAAGCCGTCGGTAACGGGCGTCCGTCGAAGGACTTGCTGGGGCTGTTGCTGGAAGCGAACGAGGTGGATGATCGAAAAGGGAAAAGATTAACTGAAAGAGAACTGATCGATCAGTGCAAAACTTTCTTCTTTGGTGGGCAAGAAACGACGGCTTTGGCATTGTCGTGGACTTTGATGCTTTTGGCTATAAATCCAGAATGGCAAAACCAGTTGAGAGAGGAGATAAGAGAAGTAATTGGTGATGAAGAAATCGATTTCCAAATACTTGCTGGACTAAAGAAG ATGGGATGGGTGATGAATGAAGTTCTACGGCTATATTCGCCGGCACCAAATGCGCAAAGGCAAACACGTGAAGATATCAAAGTCGATGAGGTGGTGGTTCCTAAAGGGACCAATTTGTGGATCGACGTGGTGGGCATGCACCACGACCCCGCTTTGTGGGGCGACGACGTGAACGAGTTTCGGCCGGAGAGGTTTCGAGATGATCCGTTGTACGGTGGGTGCAAACACAAGATGGGTTTTTTACCGTTTGGTTTTGGGGGAAGAATGTGTGTTGCTCGGAACTTGGCGATGATGGAGTATAAGGtggttttaacaaaaattttgtctAGGTTTTCAGTGAGGATGTCTCCGAATTATCGCCATGCTCCTTCCATTGTGCTCTCCCTCCGGCCAACCCATGGCTTGCCCCTCATCGTTGAACCTCTGTAA